The Methylomonas montana genome has a window encoding:
- a CDS encoding cytochrome c peroxidase yields MKNSLLFGILLTIIHAIAQAQDPKPLAPGYTNLPFNPAKPGSYTLPVIGPAANGEVLTSDNQPKHLHDLMGDKLVLLSFIYAACSDVNGCPLATQVLHKISRQLQKQPELADKLRLLTLSFNPTNDTPEMMRHYGEGFKTGEFDWQFLTTRDEQALQPILDGYQQNIQKIYDDKGQFTGTFSHLLRVYLVDKDKNVRNIYSVDFLHADTLINDVLTLLADNKPQAVPQVAQAEMLYQAGDNKQNYQQADYQTRSLALEQRLGKPANLITFAQTPLLGLPKLPVPKDNPLTPAKIALGRKLFYDRRLSLNNTFSCAICHIPEQGFSNNEMATAVGIEGRSVRRNSPSLYNAGYAQLLFHDGRENRLEQQVWGPLLAHNEMANPSIAYVIDKIRASADYRGLFEKTFNKGPTMETIGQALASYQRTLNSANSPFDRWYFGKQKEALTDQAKRGHELFIGKAGCSTCHSVNEKSALFSDQKRHNTGIGYAEAMQKAPDKQKLQVAPGVVLDVDRENLKGLNTQKPNDLGYYEISQNPADRWAYKTPSLRNVALSAPYMHNGSLSTLEEVVRFYNQGGVANENLSPSIKPLGLSDQDVADLVAFLKALTGGNVEALIADAFAAPVGESSGENRLTKSAGPGR; encoded by the coding sequence ATGAAAAACTCTCTTCTTTTCGGCATTCTTTTAACGATAATTCACGCGATTGCCCAAGCCCAAGACCCCAAACCCCTAGCCCCCGGCTATACCAATCTACCTTTTAATCCCGCTAAACCCGGCAGCTACACCCTGCCGGTAATCGGTCCGGCGGCAAACGGCGAAGTGCTGACCAGCGACAACCAACCCAAACACCTCCACGACCTTATGGGCGACAAGTTGGTGTTGCTAAGCTTCATCTACGCTGCCTGCAGCGACGTCAACGGCTGCCCGCTGGCGACGCAGGTGCTGCACAAGATCAGCCGACAGTTACAGAAACAACCGGAACTGGCCGACAAACTAAGATTATTGACGCTGAGCTTCAACCCGACTAACGATACGCCGGAAATGATGCGCCATTATGGCGAAGGCTTTAAAACCGGCGAATTCGACTGGCAGTTTTTGACGACTCGTGATGAACAAGCTTTGCAGCCGATATTGGATGGCTATCAGCAAAACATCCAAAAAATCTACGACGACAAGGGCCAATTCACCGGCACTTTTTCGCATTTGCTGCGGGTGTATCTGGTCGACAAGGACAAAAACGTCCGCAATATCTACAGTGTCGATTTCCTGCATGCCGACACGCTGATCAACGATGTGCTTACCCTGTTGGCAGACAACAAACCGCAAGCAGTGCCGCAAGTGGCTCAGGCCGAAATGCTGTATCAAGCCGGTGACAATAAACAAAACTATCAGCAAGCCGATTACCAGACCCGTTCGTTGGCGCTGGAACAACGGCTGGGCAAGCCGGCCAACTTGATAACCTTCGCTCAAACGCCGCTGTTGGGACTGCCAAAATTGCCGGTACCCAAGGATAATCCGTTGACGCCGGCCAAGATCGCGTTGGGCCGTAAGCTGTTTTACGACCGTCGTTTGTCGCTGAATAACACCTTTTCCTGCGCGATTTGCCATATTCCGGAACAAGGTTTCAGCAATAACGAAATGGCGACGGCGGTGGGCATCGAGGGCCGCAGCGTGCGACGCAACAGTCCTTCGCTGTATAACGCCGGTTACGCGCAATTGCTGTTTCACGACGGCCGTGAGAACAGGCTGGAACAGCAGGTTTGGGGGCCGCTGCTGGCGCATAACGAGATGGCCAATCCGTCCATCGCTTATGTGATCGATAAAATCAGAGCCAGCGCCGATTATCGCGGCCTGTTCGAGAAAACCTTCAACAAAGGCCCGACCATGGAAACCATCGGCCAGGCCTTGGCCAGTTATCAACGCACGTTGAATTCGGCCAACTCGCCGTTCGACCGTTGGTATTTCGGTAAGCAAAAAGAGGCGTTGACTGATCAAGCCAAACGGGGTCACGAGTTGTTTATCGGCAAGGCCGGCTGCAGCACCTGCCACAGCGTCAATGAAAAGTCGGCCTTATTCAGCGATCAAAAGCGCCACAACACTGGCATCGGTTATGCCGAGGCAATGCAAAAGGCGCCGGACAAACAAAAACTGCAAGTCGCGCCCGGCGTGGTTCTGGATGTGGACCGCGAAAATCTCAAAGGCCTGAATACCCAGAAACCCAACGACCTGGGTTATTACGAAATCTCACAAAATCCGGCCGACCGCTGGGCCTACAAAACTCCGTCGCTACGCAATGTGGCGCTCAGCGCGCCCTATATGCACAACGGCTCGCTGTCGACTTTGGAAGAGGTGGTGCGGTTTTATAACCAGGGTGGCGTCGCCAACGAAAATCTGTCGCCGTCGATCAAGCCGCTAGGCTTGTCTGACCAGGATGTCGCCGACTTGGTGGCGTTCTTAAAAGCATTAACCGGCGGTAACGTCGAGGCCTTGATTGCCGACGCTTTCGCGGCGCCGGTCGGCGAGAGCAGTGGTGAAAATCGGCTGACCAAGTCTGCTGGCCCTGGCCGGTAA
- the mtoX gene encoding methanethiol oxidase, protein MTFKLSTFTAALLLGTASLSANADETCASPYMAKITGQEDFVYIWTLGAEGVGDEQDKLVTVDVNPKSAKYGKVIGSLSVGGRNEAHHSDFTDDRKFLWAGGLDTNKIFIFDVATDPAKPKLTKTITDFVAKSGGVVGPHSLYALPGRMIITGLSNNKDHGGRTALVEYSNAGDYIATYWLPTDSNLEGAIKSGKYADGYNYDVRVLPRKNLMLTSSFTGWSNYMMDFGKMLADPEAMKRFGNTVVQWDLHSRQPKKVFDVPGAPLEIRCAWADEHNYCFTSTALTSKIWLIHQDDKGEWQAKDVADIGEPAKIPLPVDISISSDDKTLWVNTFMDGMTRRFDISDPFHPKQVFEQKIGAQVNMVSSSWDGKRLYYTSSLLANWDKKGVDNEQFFKAYSWDGSKLTEQFSIDFNKEKLGRAHQMRFGAYALYSKAP, encoded by the coding sequence ATGACATTTAAACTCAGCACCTTTACCGCCGCGCTGCTGCTCGGCACCGCCAGCCTGTCGGCCAACGCCGACGAAACCTGCGCCTCGCCGTACATGGCGAAAATCACGGGGCAAGAGGATTTCGTTTACATCTGGACCTTGGGCGCGGAAGGCGTCGGCGACGAGCAGGACAAGCTGGTCACCGTCGACGTTAATCCCAAGTCAGCAAAATACGGCAAAGTCATCGGCAGCCTGTCGGTCGGCGGCCGTAATGAAGCCCACCATTCCGACTTTACCGACGACCGTAAATTTCTGTGGGCCGGCGGGCTGGATACCAACAAGATTTTCATTTTCGACGTGGCGACCGACCCGGCCAAGCCCAAGCTGACCAAGACCATCACCGATTTCGTCGCCAAGAGCGGCGGCGTGGTCGGCCCGCACAGTTTGTACGCCTTGCCGGGCCGGATGATCATCACCGGCCTGTCCAATAACAAGGACCACGGCGGCCGCACCGCGTTGGTGGAATACAGCAACGCCGGCGATTACATCGCCACCTACTGGCTGCCGACCGACAGCAACCTGGAAGGGGCGATCAAATCCGGCAAATACGCCGACGGCTATAACTACGACGTGCGGGTGTTGCCGCGCAAAAACCTGATGCTGACCTCGTCGTTCACCGGTTGGTCGAATTACATGATGGACTTCGGCAAGATGCTGGCCGATCCGGAAGCGATGAAGCGCTTTGGCAACACCGTCGTGCAATGGGATTTACACAGCCGCCAGCCAAAAAAAGTCTTCGACGTACCCGGCGCGCCGTTGGAAATTCGCTGCGCCTGGGCGGATGAACATAATTACTGTTTCACCAGCACCGCATTGACCTCGAAAATCTGGTTGATACACCAAGATGACAAGGGTGAATGGCAAGCGAAAGACGTCGCGGACATCGGCGAGCCGGCCAAAATCCCGCTGCCGGTGGACATCTCCATTTCCAGCGACGATAAAACCCTGTGGGTCAACACCTTCATGGACGGCATGACTCGCCGTTTCGACATCAGCGACCCGTTCCATCCCAAACAGGTGTTCGAGCAAAAAATCGGCGCCCAGGTCAACATGGTGTCGTCGAGCTGGGACGGCAAGCGCTTGTATTACACCTCTTCGCTGCTGGCCAATTGGGACAAGAAGGGCGTGGACAACGAGCAGTTCTTCAAGGCGTATAGCTGGGATGGCAGTAAGCTGACCGAACAGTTCTCGATTGATTTCAACAAGGAAAAGCTGGGGAGGGCGCATCAAATGCGGTTTGGGGCGTATGCTTTGTATAGTAAAGCGCCATAA
- the phoR gene encoding phosphate regulon sensor histidine kinase PhoR — translation MQGWRREISIAIALLIPAVLLSIFVGHLTLFLLLITLFLYVKQIVSINKLERWLSLGGVGKRPDFKGIWGEIYYHLYKIRKSQKRRKKKLGKMLDSFRKSTSALPDAIVVLNSYGEIEWSNKVAHDFLGLKKSDIGQRIPNLVRHPVFIHYLKDQDYQQKICIPSPVNENIFLQIGIVPYGAGLRLLMAQDITHQKNIERMRTDFVANVSHELRTPITVLRGYLETLQEMDGGTSPYTRSFQNMAAQTERMKMLIDDLLLLARLESKAKKFECVKIPELLGQVCQESDLLERDERRVELVVGSNIDLRGDMEELRSAFSNLLLNAMKYSPPDSPVKVSWREQADGSVCFEVEDFGEGISSTDIPRITERFYRAEVKRNQKIAGTGLGLAIVKHVLVRHDAKLEIESQLGKGSRFRCVFPRQRIC, via the coding sequence ATGCAGGGTTGGCGGCGAGAAATCAGCATTGCGATTGCTTTATTAATACCGGCGGTCTTGCTGAGTATTTTTGTCGGTCATTTAACGCTGTTTTTGTTGCTTATCACCTTATTCCTGTACGTCAAGCAGATCGTTAGCATCAACAAGCTGGAAAGATGGCTAAGCCTCGGCGGCGTCGGTAAGCGGCCGGACTTTAAAGGCATTTGGGGCGAGATCTATTACCACCTGTATAAGATCCGCAAAAGCCAGAAGCGCCGGAAGAAGAAGCTCGGCAAGATGCTGGATAGCTTTCGTAAATCGACCAGCGCCTTGCCGGATGCGATCGTGGTGTTGAACAGTTACGGCGAGATCGAGTGGAGCAACAAAGTCGCCCACGACTTTTTGGGATTGAAAAAATCCGACATTGGTCAGCGCATCCCCAATCTGGTGCGCCATCCCGTGTTTATTCACTACCTGAAAGACCAGGATTACCAGCAGAAAATCTGTATTCCCTCGCCGGTGAACGAAAACATCTTTTTGCAAATCGGTATCGTGCCTTACGGCGCTGGTCTGCGTTTGTTGATGGCTCAGGATATTACCCATCAAAAGAACATTGAACGGATGCGCACCGATTTCGTCGCCAACGTGTCGCACGAATTACGCACGCCTATCACCGTGCTGCGCGGCTATCTGGAAACCCTGCAAGAGATGGACGGCGGTACCAGTCCCTATACGCGTTCTTTTCAGAACATGGCGGCGCAAACCGAGCGCATGAAAATGTTGATCGACGATTTACTGTTGTTGGCGCGCCTGGAAAGCAAAGCCAAAAAATTTGAATGCGTCAAAATTCCGGAATTGCTGGGGCAGGTTTGTCAGGAAAGCGACTTGCTGGAAAGGGACGAGCGCCGGGTCGAACTGGTTGTCGGCAGTAATATCGATCTACGTGGCGATATGGAAGAGTTGCGTAGCGCGTTTAGTAACCTACTACTCAACGCGATGAAATACTCGCCACCTGATTCGCCGGTTAAAGTCAGTTGGCGCGAGCAGGCCGACGGTAGCGTGTGTTTTGAAGTGGAGGATTTTGGCGAAGGCATCTCCAGTACCGATATTCCCAGGATTACCGAACGTTTTTATCGCGCCGAAGTAAAACGCAACCAGAAGATAGCCGGTACCGGCTTGGGCTTGGCCATCGTCAAACATGTGTTGGTCAGGCATGATGCCAAGCTGGAAATCGAAAGCCAGCTTGGCAAGGGTAGCCGCTTTCGCTGCGTGTTCCCACGGCAACGGATTTGTTAA
- a CDS encoding type II toxin-antitoxin system RelE/ParE family toxin, translating into MKYFLHPQAREELVQAILFYQKQQAGLEKRFIEAVDDAIHRVCSNPMLYRKLDDETRKCRILHFPYALVFREKAGKLEILAVMHLRKQPNYWNSRK; encoded by the coding sequence ATGAAATATTTCCTGCATCCTCAGGCCCGCGAGGAGCTGGTGCAAGCAATATTGTTTTATCAAAAACAACAAGCGGGTTTGGAAAAGCGTTTTATCGAGGCGGTGGACGATGCCATCCACAGGGTTTGTAGCAATCCCATGTTGTATCGAAAGTTAGATGATGAAACTCGTAAATGCCGGATATTGCATTTTCCATATGCGTTAGTGTTCCGGGAAAAAGCCGGAAAATTGGAGATTTTGGCGGTGATGCATTTGCGAAAACAGCCTAATTATTGGAATTCTAGAAAATGA
- a CDS encoding MASE1 domain-containing protein: protein MRLKPFSITGLKIIGLALLYAVLAKLVLTFFSDRGNVTLIWFPAGLGLAAFLLGGPRYWLGVFLGAFASGILVGDSWLISAGIAAGNTLESWLGAWLLLGNPGFSINLRHPRDFVWLAITGMITACFSALIGPMTLLLNHYLTLETLLPGMLRWWMADMFGISLVTPLILVWRKWPADWFLPKRIPETLLFLALSFLNGQTIFLGWFSELLGNYARAYWAFLFILWAAVRFGRHGVLLLIAMTAIQSLWGLEHLAGYFAAEQIQRGLVNIWLYLTILTSVGIPLALLLFDREQTTRALQKSETRLKFALETINTGAWDLELQNHSAQRTVLHDRIFGYSSLLPEWTYHTFIGHVIPAHRDMVDTSFREACATQRNWDFECQIRRIDGEIRWIRAAGCYQPDHPPRMTGIVQDVTEQKLAEEDRQLAMLFYQNCSEAMMITDAGATIVSVNPAFSRITGYDPADAIGKNARLLSSGRHDTAFFQTMWQSIDDSGQWRGEIWNRRKNGELYVEQLSIDTIFDSNGLPLRRIGLFFDITQRKLSEEQLWKQANFDPLTGIGNRRMFYDRLDQEIKKAHRSGYFLALLIIDIDRFKDINDRLGYANGDSILQEAAQRVLRSVRETDVVARLDGVEFAIVLTELERTDGIERIAKLIIQKLGEPFVVQEEMAELSCRIGIAVCPDNANETIPLQQAAMDAVKHCGIHSYIFASPSAPPL, encoded by the coding sequence ATGCGCCTGAAACCGTTCAGTATTACAGGACTAAAAATCATTGGTTTGGCATTGCTTTACGCAGTACTGGCCAAGCTGGTGCTGACTTTTTTTTCCGACAGGGGTAATGTCACGCTGATTTGGTTTCCCGCCGGACTGGGTCTGGCGGCCTTTCTATTGGGCGGTCCGCGCTATTGGTTAGGGGTATTCCTGGGCGCATTTGCTTCCGGCATACTGGTCGGCGATTCCTGGCTAATCTCCGCCGGTATTGCCGCCGGGAATACTTTGGAGTCTTGGCTGGGCGCCTGGTTGCTACTCGGCAATCCGGGGTTTTCAATCAATTTACGCCATCCTCGCGATTTTGTTTGGCTGGCGATTACCGGCATGATCACGGCTTGTTTCAGCGCACTGATCGGCCCGATGACCTTGCTGTTGAACCATTACCTGACGCTGGAAACGCTTTTGCCCGGCATGTTGCGCTGGTGGATGGCAGATATGTTCGGCATCAGCTTGGTGACGCCATTGATTCTGGTATGGCGCAAATGGCCGGCCGATTGGTTTTTGCCCAAACGCATACCAGAGACCCTACTCTTCCTCGCCCTGAGCTTCCTCAACGGCCAGACCATTTTTTTGGGCTGGTTTTCTGAACTGTTAGGTAATTATGCCCGGGCTTATTGGGCCTTTCTGTTTATACTCTGGGCGGCGGTGCGCTTCGGCCGTCACGGCGTGCTGTTATTGATTGCAATGACAGCGATCCAGTCGCTGTGGGGCTTGGAACATCTGGCCGGCTATTTTGCCGCCGAACAGATACAACGCGGATTAGTAAACATTTGGTTATATTTAACGATCCTCACCAGTGTCGGAATTCCTCTGGCTTTGCTGCTATTCGACCGCGAACAAACTACCCGCGCGCTACAAAAAAGTGAAACTCGGCTGAAATTTGCGCTGGAAACCATCAACACCGGCGCCTGGGATCTAGAGTTACAGAATCATTCCGCACAGCGTACCGTCCTTCATGATCGTATATTCGGTTACAGCAGTTTGTTGCCGGAATGGACTTACCATACCTTCATTGGCCATGTGATACCGGCACATCGGGACATGGTCGATACCAGCTTCCGAGAAGCCTGCGCCACGCAACGCAACTGGGATTTTGAATGCCAGATTCGCCGGATCGATGGCGAAATCCGTTGGATTCGCGCCGCCGGCTGCTATCAGCCGGATCATCCCCCGCGTATGACAGGCATTGTTCAAGATGTTACCGAACAGAAGCTGGCGGAAGAAGACCGCCAATTGGCCATGCTGTTTTACCAGAATTGCAGCGAAGCGATGATGATTACCGATGCGGGCGCCACCATCGTCTCTGTCAACCCGGCGTTCAGCAGAATCACCGGTTACGACCCCGCGGACGCCATCGGCAAAAATGCCCGCCTGCTGTCTTCGGGGCGTCACGACACCGCGTTTTTCCAAACCATGTGGCAATCCATCGACGACAGCGGCCAATGGCGCGGCGAGATTTGGAATCGCCGAAAAAACGGCGAGCTATATGTCGAGCAACTCAGCATCGATACCATTTTCGACAGTAACGGCTTGCCGTTGCGCCGGATTGGCTTGTTTTTCGATATTACCCAGCGCAAATTAAGCGAAGAGCAACTCTGGAAACAGGCTAATTTCGATCCCTTGACCGGCATCGGCAATCGGCGCATGTTTTACGACAGGCTGGATCAGGAAATCAAGAAAGCTCACCGTAGCGGTTATTTTTTAGCCTTGCTGATTATCGACATCGATCGGTTCAAGGATATTAACGATAGACTAGGTTATGCCAATGGCGACAGCATTTTGCAGGAAGCGGCACAAAGAGTTCTGCGCAGCGTGAGAGAAACAGATGTAGTAGCGCGGTTGGATGGTGTCGAATTTGCAATCGTGCTGACCGAATTGGAAAGAACCGACGGTATAGAACGCATCGCCAAACTGATTATCCAAAAACTGGGCGAACCGTTTGTGGTGCAAGAAGAGATGGCCGAACTGAGTTGCCGCATCGGTATCGCCGTATGCCCCGACAACGCCAACGAAACCATCCCACTACAACAAGCGGCGATGGATGCCGTTAAGCATTGCGGCATTCACAGCTATATTTTTGCCAGCCCGTCGGCGCCACCTCTCTGA
- a CDS encoding DUF4242 domain-containing protein: MPKYIIEREIPGAGQLTQAELQGISQKSCGVLRNMGPRIQWLHSYVTGDKIYCVYIADSEQAIREHAEQGGFPANRIEQITTTIDPTTGD, encoded by the coding sequence ATGCCCAAGTACATCATCGAACGCGAGATTCCCGGCGCCGGTCAACTGACTCAGGCCGAATTGCAAGGCATTTCCCAAAAATCCTGCGGCGTGCTGCGCAACATGGGGCCGCGCATCCAATGGCTGCACAGTTATGTCACCGGCGATAAGATCTATTGCGTGTATATTGCCGATAGCGAACAAGCAATTCGCGAACACGCCGAGCAAGGCGGTTTTCCGGCCAATCGCATCGAACAAATCACCACGACCATTGACCCGACCACGGGCGATTGA
- a CDS encoding type VI secretion system amidase effector protein Tae4 translates to MAIVKFETIWQNYPDEYPCLDPKTGKPPKGYSNQCAMRVGCALEKSGISFASFSGKRCPCGSANGGMVAGAQELASWLGPNRFQGCPNPETHAGKDAFEKVSSRTGIIFLANYWQREGETDSTRTGDHIDLWNGSRMTAYSSWFRVHLGVGWDGVWSDFRGASRVLFWPIP, encoded by the coding sequence GTGGCAATCGTAAAGTTTGAAACCATATGGCAGAACTATCCGGACGAGTATCCTTGCCTCGATCCGAAAACGGGTAAGCCACCGAAAGGATATTCAAATCAGTGTGCGATGCGAGTGGGGTGCGCGCTTGAGAAATCTGGAATCTCGTTTGCTTCGTTTAGCGGAAAAAGATGTCCTTGCGGTTCCGCGAATGGAGGGATGGTTGCCGGCGCACAAGAGTTGGCGAGTTGGCTTGGCCCCAATCGATTTCAGGGTTGTCCGAATCCAGAGACGCACGCAGGAAAAGATGCTTTTGAAAAGGTTAGCAGCCGCACCGGCATCATCTTTCTTGCCAATTATTGGCAACGCGAAGGCGAAACTGATTCAACGCGTACGGGCGACCACATCGACCTATGGAACGGATCGCGTATGACTGCATATTCAAGCTGGTTTCGCGTCCATCTTGGGGTAGGGTGGGATGGGGTGTGGTCAGATTTTCGAGGTGCTTCGAGGGTTCTTTTTTGGCCAATCCCATGA
- the phoB gene encoding phosphate regulon transcriptional regulator PhoB produces the protein MSNLNILVVEDEEAIREMLVMVLEQAALNVVAVGSAEQAMESLADNMVDLILLDWMLPGISGVELARRLKNEPGYKDLPIILLTARGEEEDKIRGLEIGADDYVTKPFSPKELIARIKAVMRRSGKLSESGQLSVGDLTLDAEQHKLSIAGRSLEVSPTEFRLMQFFMTNPDKVYSRTHLLDQVWGRSVYIEERTVDVHIRRLRKILAAYGREELIQTVRGFGYRFSMAN, from the coding sequence ATGTCGAACTTGAATATCCTGGTTGTGGAAGACGAAGAAGCCATCAGGGAGATGCTGGTCATGGTGTTGGAGCAGGCGGCGCTGAATGTGGTGGCTGTCGGTAGCGCCGAGCAGGCAATGGAAAGCCTGGCCGATAATATGGTGGATCTGATTTTATTAGACTGGATGCTGCCGGGGATCAGCGGCGTGGAATTGGCCAGACGCCTGAAAAACGAACCCGGCTACAAGGATTTACCCATCATTCTGCTGACTGCGCGCGGCGAGGAAGAAGACAAAATTCGCGGGCTGGAAATCGGCGCGGACGATTATGTGACCAAGCCGTTTTCGCCGAAGGAACTCATCGCCCGGATCAAGGCAGTGATGCGCCGCAGCGGTAAGTTGTCGGAATCCGGCCAGCTTAGCGTCGGCGATCTGACCCTGGACGCCGAGCAGCACAAGTTGAGCATCGCCGGCCGCAGTCTGGAAGTGAGTCCCACCGAATTCAGATTGATGCAATTCTTCATGACCAATCCCGATAAAGTCTACAGCCGCACCCATTTGCTGGACCAGGTCTGGGGGCGTAGCGTTTACATCGAGGAGCGCACCGTCGATGTGCATATCCGCCGCTTGCGCAAGATTTTGGCGGCTTATGGCCGGGAAGAATTGATCCAGACCGTACGCGGCTTCGGTTACCGCTTTTCGATGGCAAACTGA
- a CDS encoding type II toxin-antitoxin system RelE family toxin: protein MTAYLIEIKRSAQKELSQLPKPVAEKVVAQIRGLVDNPRPNGCKILVGTEHSYRIRVSDYRVVYSVLDSRLIIQVIKIGHRRDVYQ from the coding sequence ATGACGGCCTATCTCATCGAAATTAAACGCAGCGCTCAAAAGGAACTATCGCAATTGCCCAAACCGGTTGCCGAAAAAGTCGTGGCTCAAATCAGAGGGCTTGTTGATAATCCACGTCCTAACGGTTGTAAAATACTGGTCGGTACCGAACATAGTTATCGAATTCGAGTAAGCGATTATCGTGTGGTGTATTCGGTTTTGGATAGCCGCTTGATCATCCAAGTCATCAAAATTGGGCATCGCAGGGATGTGTACCAATGA
- a CDS encoding OST-HTH/LOTUS domain-containing protein → MEQEPDINTIRDEVFRKIGRNVVNFQKIEQMLKHLIVRGNLSGYKSALSQLLESRKSLANKKTLGTLVGEFVENTFDKSSESSVPDAKPKDPYMSFSFFVEADSEFYEEKRLELKLLVEERNELIHQLLPKFNQDSLESCLELNDYLDRQRERQIKEFNYLKSLGESLIEFADFLSSDQGKKELMLSMLQQSQIVRLLLEISIQKPRNDGWTYLSSAVQQIHQLLPGEIAHLEERWGYKKLTDLMQASGCFDIKQEAIGSGHLRVIYRSKLEFGA, encoded by the coding sequence ATGGAACAAGAGCCAGATATTAATACTATTCGCGATGAGGTTTTTCGAAAGATTGGTAGGAATGTAGTCAACTTCCAGAAAATTGAACAGATGCTTAAACATCTGATCGTTCGAGGAAATTTATCTGGGTACAAGAGTGCGTTGAGTCAGCTTTTGGAATCGAGGAAGTCTTTGGCAAATAAAAAAACTCTAGGCACATTGGTCGGGGAGTTTGTCGAAAATACTTTTGATAAATCATCGGAGTCATCGGTTCCTGACGCAAAGCCTAAAGACCCATATATGTCATTTTCTTTTTTTGTTGAGGCTGATAGCGAGTTTTATGAAGAAAAAAGGCTGGAATTGAAGTTGTTGGTAGAAGAGAGAAATGAATTAATTCATCAGTTACTTCCTAAGTTTAATCAGGACTCGCTTGAGAGTTGTTTGGAGCTAAATGATTATCTAGATCGTCAGAGAGAACGGCAGATTAAGGAATTTAATTATCTGAAGTCTCTAGGTGAGAGCCTGATTGAATTTGCGGATTTTTTGAGTTCGGATCAAGGGAAAAAGGAGCTTATGCTAAGTATGCTTCAGCAAAGCCAAATCGTTCGGTTATTACTTGAGATATCCATTCAAAAGCCAAGAAACGACGGGTGGACATATTTAAGTTCTGCAGTTCAACAGATTCACCAACTTCTGCCCGGAGAAATCGCTCATCTAGAAGAAAGATGGGGATATAAAAAACTTACAGATTTGATGCAGGCGTCTGGTTGTTTCGATATCAAGCAAGAGGCTATTGGTAGCGGACATCTACGAGTTATTTACCGATCCAAACTCGAATTTGGGGCGTAG
- a CDS encoding addiction module protein, giving the protein MDAQTITEQALKLAPAARAYIAEILIESLDYDEDFPVSEEWRQEIQKRCKEIDANSALLLDGEQVMAELRQRFL; this is encoded by the coding sequence ATGGATGCGCAAACGATAACCGAACAGGCTTTAAAACTGGCTCCCGCCGCAAGAGCGTATATTGCGGAGATACTGATCGAAAGCCTGGATTATGATGAGGACTTTCCGGTTTCCGAGGAGTGGCGGCAAGAAATTCAAAAGCGTTGCAAGGAAATAGACGCCAATTCGGCGCTGCTGTTGGACGGCGAACAAGTCATGGCGGAGCTAAGACAGCGCTTTTTATGA